The Porites lutea chromosome 9, jaPorLute2.1, whole genome shotgun sequence sequence AAATTGCTCTAGTTAAATATCGTGGACAGGTTTCAGGCAATATTTGAGATGTCATGGCTTTACTGTCACAGTACTTCACTTTCCATTGGAAACTACTTGTTCctgtaagcaggatacaaaagagcggtactggggacaacaattttggcaaatggaaagggacatttcggtccgaccgaccgaaatgaccagaccggtcaCAGTGGACCATCTTCAAAGCTGGTCACGAATATTCTggtcggaccaaaccgaaatggtccgtaCCATTTGATGAACCAActgaaatttccggaattttgggttgaatggaaagcgccccacGATTGCTCGTATTGGCCAATATTGTCAATATTGTCACTGTTTCCCTACTGAAATAGCACGTGTCatcgcttttatcccatcaatcctagAGAGCGtacaaagatggcgggtatagTAATGCCCAGAGCAAACTTCATTGAATTAGAGGAGGAAAAGTATCTACCCACAAGCAGCAATATCGAGGTGGCTATTGTGATACCACAACAGTACCAAACGTGAAAAAATGTACTAGCTAACTTACTCGCGTCCGACCTCCTCGAACGCACCTGTATTCACTATATGATCAAGTGATGTCTTCGTAGTTCTGactttcagagaaaaaaaaaaaggaaacaaggaaaACTTGATTGTGGAATAggaattatatatatatataaaaaactcTTACTTCGCATTAGAAGGGCCGTCAATTTCCCAGAGAACTGCGTCGGGCTTAAGTGTCAGCTTGGACTTGGCTTTCAGCCAAAGGAATCCCCCTCTGTATGTGTCGAATGACAAATACTTTCCACAATACCGGGCACTAGTAGAGCAATCTTCTTTGTTAACAACTGTGTAGAGGTTATTACCATGAGGGACAAGTTTCCAGTGGCAACCTGATCCAGTTGCGGCGATGTAGGGATGGTTTTCTGTCACAAAATCTTCTGGATGTTCTCTCGCTTCAACTGGATAATTAGACCCTCGTGGCGTCAGACACCGGATTCCGGCCATGGAACGATCGTAATCTGGTACCTTTAAAACCTTTGTCAAATACGAATCTGTCACTGGGTTCAAGTCGGGGTCATAGTAAACCAGTGCCATCTTTCCGGCGTTACCTTCGTGAAGGAATTTTAGGAGGGACTTTTCGTATTCACGAAACATTTCCTGAACAGATATCATGCCATCTCGAATTCTTTTATGGCTCGCTGGCATCAAAAAAGCCATTTCCTGTAAAGTTATGTCTTTTAGAACGGCCATGGTTGTATAAAGCTCGATGTATTTCAAGATTTGTTTGGCATCGTTAGCGTTTTTCCTGTTGGCCTCAAGAAGACGATCTATTTCGGCTGCCAATATTTCCATGAAGGGAACTCCAGTTGCCATTGGCACATGTGTCTCAATCGACCTTACCTCGTGGTCCTCAAGTTCTCTGCCATCACTAGCAAAGCTATCTAAATATGCCTTGGAAACGTAGAACAGCTGAATGGTTGCTTGAGCCCGATTAATGAGATCATTCTGGCGACTTTTTTCCAATGCCTTCTCTATTTTTTCTTCCACAATTTTTCCGATAGATTTCTTTATCGGTGCTCCCTCCCCAAAAAGACTAAAAAGCCCAGACGCGAAGTTCGAAAATGAGGAAAGAAATGCGCCATGGGGACCGGCAACTGGCGCCATCTTTGACAACATGTCGAGTGCCCCGAGTATAGCAGCCATTTGATCGTCTCCCGTGTTGGTAAAACTTTCAATGTTCGAGGCAGCTGACTGTAAAACCTTCCTCAATTTCACTTGACTTTCCAGCGGGAGCTCATTCCAATTTTCCTTTAGCTCAGTTAGACCCTTCGTAGCCCCTGTTGCTTGTGTGCCTAACTGACCAAAGGAGTTGATCAATGTGTCGACATCGGCGGTTGGAACTGATGAAGAGCAAAACACAAATAGCATCATCCAAAACTATGATATAATGTTTAGTTAAAGGACTATAAAATTGTTCATTTGACAAAACCTTTGAGTGTGGC is a genomic window containing:
- the LOC140949199 gene encoding uncharacterized protein, with product MAAMDSRLALAHQHGITIGPRTVIFSPCQLREGRLSFPFIFNCYEQLMMQGKALQAAARSKEKQNDLIVGNVSSDSQSENELPTADVDTLINSFGQLGTQATGATKGLTELKENWNELPLESQVKLRKVLQSAASNIESFTNTGDDQMAAILGALDMLSKMAPVAGPHGAFLSSFSNFASGLFSLFGEGAPIKKSIGKIVEEKIEKALEKSRQNDLINRAQATIQLFYVSKAYLDSFASDGRELEDHEVRSIETHVPMATGVPFMEILAAEIDRLLEANRKNANDAKQILKYIELYTTMAVLKDITLQEMAFLMPASHKRIRDGMISVQEMFREYEKSLLKFLHEGNAGKMALVYYDPDLNPVTDSYLTKVLKVPDYDRSMAGIRCLTPRGSNYPVEAREHPEDFVTENHPYIAATGSGCHWKLVPHGNNLYTVVNKEDCSTSARYCGKYLSFDTYRGGFLWLKAKSKLTLKPDAVLWEIDGPSNAKIRCKYGCGDDEDWKNYEIDMYSERYQAKSYNRVNRNPVHWYRLFHLKDMESTPAERCGPPSKPQTLERRVSVLEATLPDETRTGEYIE